The following is a genomic window from Pectobacterium carotovorum.
TACCGCAGCCCGTCTGGGCGGTGGCGATCCGGGTTCTAACCCACGTCTGCGCGCAGCGATCGATAAAGCACTGTCCAACAACATGACGCGCGATACCCTGAACCGCGCGATTGCCCGTGGCGTCGGCGGTGACGAAGATGCCAACATGGAAACCATCATTTATGAAGGTTACGGCCCGGGCGGCACGGCTGTCATGGTGGAGTGCCTGAGTGATAACCGTAACCGTACCGTTTCCGAAGTACGCCATGCGTTTACGAAAACTGGCGGCAACCTGGGGACTGATGGTTCCGTTTCGTACCTTTTCACCAAGAAAGGCGTTATTTCTTACGCGCCAGGTCTGGATGAAGATGCGGTGATGGACGCGGCGCTGGAAGCGGGCGCGGACGATGTCGTGACGTACGACGACGGTGCGATTGACGTCTTCACGCCGTGGGAAACGTTCGGTAACGTGAAAGATGCGCTGGATGCGGCGGGTCTGAAAGCAGAATCGGCTGAAGTATCGATGATTCCGTCCACCAAGGCGGATATGGATGCGGAAACGGCACCGAAGCTGATGCGTCTGATCGACATGCTGGAAGATTGCGACGATGTGCAGGAGGTTTACCATAATGGTGAGATCTCCGATGAGGTGGCTGAACTGCTGTAATGGCAGGTCGGTAATGCGGAGTAGAAACGGCTACCTACACGGGCGAATCGGCGGAGCGGCACGATGACAATCGTAGCACTATGACAATAATAGTAGGCATCGACCCCGGTTCGCGCGTGACGGGCTATGGCATTATCCGCCAGCAAGGGCGTCATCTGACGTACCTCGGCAGCGGCTGTATCCGCACCGTGGTGGATGATATGCCCACGCGACTGAAGCTGATTTACGCTGGCGTCAGTGAAATCATTACGCAATTTCGTCCAGACTGTATGGCGATTGAGCAGGTTTTCATGGCGAAAAACCCGGATTCAGCCTTGAAGCTGGGGCAGGCGCGCGGTGTGGCTATCGTCGCGGGGGTGAATCAGGATCTGCCTGTGTTTGAATACGCTGCGCGTTTGGTTAAACAAACCGTGGTAGGAACGGGCGCGGCGGATAAAAAGCAGGTGCAGCATATGGTTCGCTCGCTGCTGAAATTGTCGGCCAGTCCGCAGGCGGATGCCGCCGACGCGCTGGCGATTGCCATTACCCACTGTCATTTTAGCCAAAGCCTGCTGCGTACATCGGCGGCGAAAGTGAACCCGCTGGCAGGACGACTGCGCTGAAACAGGAGGCTGGATATTCATCCAGCCTTTTTTATGTTATATACTCGTCATACTTCAAGCCATTCATTCCCTAAGTAAAAGGAAGCGCAACGTGATAGGTCGTCTCAGAGGCATTATCCTGGAAAAACAGCCGCCGCAGGTGCTGATAGAAGCTAACGGCGTGGGTTACGAAGTCCATATGCCGATGACGTGCTTTTACGAGCTCCCTGAGCTCAATCAGGAAGCGATTATCTTTACCCATTTCGTTGTCCGCGAAGATGCGCAACTGCTGTTCGGTTTTAATGATAAGCAGGAGAGAGCGCTGTTCCGTGAGCTGATTAAAGTGAATGGCGTTGGGCCGAAGCTGGCGCTGGCGATTCTCTCAGGAATGTCCGCGACGCAGTTTGTCAGCGCGGTTGAGCGCGAAGAAATCGGTGCGTTGATTAAACTTCCGGGCGTGGGTAAGAAAACGGCGGAAAGGTTAGTCGTTGAAATGAAAGATCGCTTCAAAGGCTTGAGCGGCGATCTGTTTAATCCGGTCAGCGATATTCCGTTGGCATCACCTGCTGCCGCAGACAGCCGTGTTAGCGATCCTGAAGCGGAAGCCGCAGCAGCACTGGTTGCGTTGGGCTATAAACCACAGGAAGCTAGCCGCATGATTTCCAAGATTGCGCGTCCCGACGCTGACTGTGAAACCCTAATCAGGGATGCACTGCGCGCGGCGCTGTGAGGTATTCATGATAGAAGCCGATCGTTTAATTTCCGCTGACGCCGTTCCCGAAGAAGAATTTATCGACC
Proteins encoded in this region:
- a CDS encoding YebC/PmpR family DNA-binding transcriptional regulator translates to MAGHSKWANTKHRKAAQDAKRGKIFTKIIRELVTAARLGGGDPGSNPRLRAAIDKALSNNMTRDTLNRAIARGVGGDEDANMETIIYEGYGPGGTAVMVECLSDNRNRTVSEVRHAFTKTGGNLGTDGSVSYLFTKKGVISYAPGLDEDAVMDAALEAGADDVVTYDDGAIDVFTPWETFGNVKDALDAAGLKAESAEVSMIPSTKADMDAETAPKLMRLIDMLEDCDDVQEVYHNGEISDEVAELL
- the ruvC gene encoding crossover junction endodeoxyribonuclease RuvC, whose protein sequence is MTIIVGIDPGSRVTGYGIIRQQGRHLTYLGSGCIRTVVDDMPTRLKLIYAGVSEIITQFRPDCMAIEQVFMAKNPDSALKLGQARGVAIVAGVNQDLPVFEYAARLVKQTVVGTGAADKKQVQHMVRSLLKLSASPQADAADALAIAITHCHFSQSLLRTSAAKVNPLAGRLR
- the ruvA gene encoding Holliday junction branch migration protein RuvA codes for the protein MIGRLRGIILEKQPPQVLIEANGVGYEVHMPMTCFYELPELNQEAIIFTHFVVREDAQLLFGFNDKQERALFRELIKVNGVGPKLALAILSGMSATQFVSAVEREEIGALIKLPGVGKKTAERLVVEMKDRFKGLSGDLFNPVSDIPLASPAAADSRVSDPEAEAAAALVALGYKPQEASRMISKIARPDADCETLIRDALRAAL